The proteins below are encoded in one region of Anaerolineales bacterium:
- a CDS encoding NAD-dependent deacylase, whose protein sequence is MKRSSSKITILTGSGISAESGLPTYRDMNGLWRNYAWEEVASPEGWLKNPALVLEFYNERRAAAWKAKPNAAHLAIGKLENYYDVVVITQNVDELHERGGSKYVIHVHGNLAYARSTRYPDLRYRIDGNPITLGQLGEDNCQLRPDVVWFGEEVLSLDESRLHVATADIVLVVGTSLAVFPFASLVFLARKDAEKCLVSLEMQAIPSGFNYYQGSAVTIVPALVDQWISAVESA, encoded by the coding sequence ATCAAAAGAAGCTCATCGAAAATCACCATCTTAACCGGTTCGGGGATCAGCGCGGAGAGCGGACTTCCTACCTACCGCGATATGAACGGCCTGTGGAGAAATTATGCCTGGGAGGAAGTAGCCAGCCCGGAAGGCTGGCTTAAGAATCCTGCCCTGGTACTCGAGTTTTACAATGAAAGGCGCGCAGCAGCCTGGAAAGCCAAACCCAACGCTGCGCATTTGGCGATCGGCAAGTTGGAGAATTATTATGATGTGGTGGTGATCACCCAAAATGTGGACGAGCTGCATGAACGGGGTGGATCGAAGTATGTCATCCATGTGCATGGCAACCTGGCATATGCCAGAAGCACCAGGTATCCTGATCTACGCTACCGTATCGATGGAAATCCGATCACCCTCGGACAGCTCGGCGAAGATAATTGCCAGCTCCGCCCTGATGTTGTATGGTTCGGTGAAGAAGTATTGAGCTTAGACGAGAGCCGATTGCATGTTGCTACAGCAGACATCGTGTTGGTCGTGGGGACCTCACTGGCAGTGTTTCCTTTTGCCTCGCTGGTCTTCCTGGCACGCAAAGATGCCGAAAAATGCCTGGTTTCCCTGGAAATGCAGGCGATTCCGTCTGGATTTAATTACTATCAGGGCAGTGCAGTAACGATCGTTCCTGCGCTTGTGGACCAATGGATCTCCGCCGTGGAATCAGCCTGA
- a CDS encoding polysaccharide biosynthesis protein has product MTPFDNLPATPPISMSSPDLTEEERQAVARVMATPSLSMGDQINLFEESVRSYTGSKHAVGVSSGTAGLHLCVRAAGISPGDLVITTPFSFVASSNVLLYEGAVPVFVDVEPRSGNIDPYLVFAATQDIMQGGRSAQAWLPPKGANADAKLKAILPVDVFGQPVDFELILNTAWKYKLKVIEDSCEALGASYKGHTAGTLGDYGVFGFYPNKQITTGEGGMIITDDEDAALFMRALRNQGRAPGDTWLQHTHLGYNYRLDEMSAALGLAQMKRLDELIAKREKVAGWYNERLSEIPGVEPPQIARYTTRVSWFVYVVRFAPGIERDEIARKLGEKGIPARPYFLPIHLQPFMVDRFGYQEGAFPVTEDLGRRGLALPFSGVMEEAQIERVCQVLREVIV; this is encoded by the coding sequence ATGACTCCATTTGATAACCTTCCTGCAACACCACCCATCAGTATGTCTTCCCCCGATCTGACCGAAGAGGAACGCCAGGCAGTCGCCCGGGTGATGGCCACACCTAGCCTATCGATGGGAGACCAGATCAACCTTTTCGAGGAAAGCGTCCGGAGCTACACGGGCAGCAAGCATGCCGTGGGGGTCTCTTCCGGTACGGCAGGTTTGCATTTATGCGTCAGGGCGGCCGGGATTAGCCCTGGCGACCTGGTGATCACCACACCTTTTTCCTTTGTTGCTTCATCTAACGTTCTACTATATGAAGGAGCTGTGCCCGTATTTGTGGATGTTGAGCCTCGATCAGGCAATATCGATCCATACCTGGTCTTCGCAGCCACCCAAGACATCATGCAAGGCGGTCGGAGTGCCCAGGCCTGGCTGCCTCCGAAAGGCGCCAATGCTGATGCTAAATTGAAAGCTATCCTACCCGTGGATGTCTTCGGCCAGCCGGTTGACTTTGAGCTGATCTTGAACACAGCCTGGAAGTACAAGCTGAAGGTGATTGAAGATTCCTGTGAAGCACTGGGGGCATCATATAAAGGACACACTGCCGGTACCCTGGGTGATTATGGTGTGTTCGGCTTCTATCCCAATAAGCAAATCACCACCGGCGAAGGTGGGATGATCATTACCGATGACGAAGACGCAGCTTTATTCATGCGCGCCTTGCGTAACCAGGGCCGAGCCCCAGGCGATACCTGGCTGCAACATACCCACCTGGGGTATAACTACCGCCTGGATGAGATGAGTGCCGCCCTTGGGCTGGCGCAGATGAAGCGCCTGGATGAGCTGATTGCGAAGCGAGAGAAAGTTGCTGGCTGGTATAACGAGCGCTTGTCCGAGATCCCCGGGGTTGAACCACCACAAATCGCCAGGTATACCACCCGGGTGAGCTGGTTCGTGTACGTCGTACGCTTCGCGCCTGGCATCGAGCGAGACGAGATCGCCAGGAAGCTGGGAGAAAAGGGCATTCCCGCCCGGCCCTATTTCCTGCCCATTCACCTGCAGCCCTTCATGGTGGACCGCTTCGGCTACCAGGAAGGCGCCTTCCCCGTTACAGAAGACCTTGGACGGCGAGGCCTGGCTTTACCGTTCTCCGGCGTAATGGAGGAGGCCCAGATTGAAAGAGTCTGCCAGGTGCTGAGAGAAGTTATCGTTTAG
- a CDS encoding alpha-ketoacid dehydrogenase subunit beta has protein sequence MPSVLESLNTALHRAFSENEQVYCLGEDVLDPYGGAFKVTKGLSSAFPSRVLTTPISEAGFVGLAAGMALRGLRPVVEIMFGDFVTLMADQLVNHISKFRWMYNEQVSVPLVIRTPMGGRRGYGPTHSQSLEKLYLGIPGLQVIAPVSFCQPDGTGSPGDLLYRCVLQATDPTLFLENKLGYLLPVQAQSDLAEFNLTVQFCGREARFPFYMLALRAAPAPTLTIAAYGYMAELARQAIQRLAYEHELFAELVVPTQLAPFDVGPIAQSASRTGALLVLEEGTHSLGWGAEIVARVAEAQAGKMLTVRRLAAQEFPIPVSPALEQAILPGVDDILRSAVEMRC, from the coding sequence ATGCCATCTGTCCTGGAATCGCTCAATACAGCCTTGCATCGTGCGTTCTCTGAGAACGAGCAGGTATATTGTTTAGGTGAAGATGTTCTGGACCCGTATGGAGGTGCCTTCAAAGTCACCAAAGGACTGTCCAGCGCCTTCCCCAGCCGGGTGCTCACCACGCCCATTTCTGAAGCAGGCTTCGTCGGCTTGGCAGCCGGGATGGCCCTGCGAGGCTTACGCCCAGTGGTGGAAATCATGTTCGGCGATTTTGTCACCCTGATGGCAGACCAGCTGGTCAACCACATCAGCAAATTCCGTTGGATGTATAACGAGCAGGTGAGTGTGCCCCTTGTGATTCGCACCCCCATGGGTGGCAGGAGGGGTTACGGCCCCACACATAGCCAGAGCCTCGAAAAGCTATACCTGGGAATCCCAGGTCTGCAGGTGATCGCACCGGTGAGCTTTTGCCAGCCGGATGGTACTGGTAGCCCGGGCGACTTACTCTATCGTTGCGTTCTACAGGCAACGGACCCTACACTATTCCTGGAAAACAAGCTGGGGTATTTACTCCCCGTCCAGGCGCAAAGCGACCTGGCAGAATTCAACCTAACTGTGCAGTTTTGTGGTCGCGAAGCAAGATTCCCCTTCTACATGCTCGCCCTGCGGGCTGCCCCCGCTCCTACGCTGACCATTGCAGCCTATGGTTATATGGCAGAGCTTGCCAGGCAGGCAATCCAGCGCCTGGCTTATGAACATGAGCTGTTTGCTGAGCTCGTCGTACCGACTCAGCTCGCCCCCTTTGATGTTGGGCCGATTGCCCAGTCAGCCAGCCGTACCGGTGCTCTTCTGGTGCTTGAAGAGGGCACCCACAGCCTGGGCTGGGGCGCAGAGATTGTCGCCCGGGTGGCTGAAGCTCAGGCAGGAAAGATGCTGACCGTGAGACGGCTTGCAGCCCAGGAATTCCCCATCCCGGTTTCGCCCGCACTTGAGCAGGCTATCCTGCCAGGAGTCGACGATATCCTCCGGTCTGCCGTTGAGATGAGGTGTTGA